The Streptomyces sp. NBC_00569 genomic sequence TACGCCGTCGGGGACGAGACCGGCGGCCTTGCCGAGCGCCTCATGGTCGTCACGACGCGGCGCCTTCGAGGGCGGTACGGCCGCGGAGGACGACGGTGGTGGTACGGCCGACGAGGACTTCGAGGGCGGTTCGGGCGAGGAAGACGAGATGGACGAGGAGGCCGAGGAATTCCGCGGCTGGTGGCCGCAGGCTGCGGCGATCGCTGCCATGACGACCACCGGGTCGACGACGAGGAGCCGCCGAACCCGGCGGGTCGTTGCTTCTGCTGACGGTGGGGGTCGAGTCATGCTGCCAGTCAAGGCAGCGGGGTGTTGCCGGCACGTATGCGGTTTTCGATACGCCGACGATATGCGCCGGCTCGTAGCATCGACACCATGCGTGTGTTGATCGTCGAGGACGAACCTTTCATGGCAGAAGCCATCCGCGATGGCCTACGCCTGGAAGCGATCGCGGCCGACATCGCAGGCGACGGCGGCACCGCTCTGGAACTGCTCGACATCAACGACTACGACATCGCCGTCCTCGACCGCGACATCCCCGGACCTTCCGGTGACGAGATCGCCCGACGCATCGTCGACTCCGGCAGCGGCATGCCGATCCTCATGCTCACCGCAGCCGACCGTCTCGACGACAAGGCCTCCGGGTTCGAACTCGGCGCCGACGACTACCTCACGAAACCTTTCGAGCTCCGCGAACTCGCGCTCCGGCTCAGAGCTCTCAACCGCAGACGTGCGCACAACCGACCTCCCGTCCGGGAGATCGCGGGTCTGCGGCTGGACCCGTTCCGCAGAGAGGTCTACCGGGACGGCCGCTACGTCGCGCTGACGAGGAAGCAGTTCGCTGTGCTCGAAGTCCTCGTCGCTGCCGAAGGCGGTGTCGTCAGCGCCGAAGAACTACTGGAACGGGCATGGGACGAGAACGCCGACCCGTTCACCAACGCCGTGCGCATCACCGTCTCGGCACCGCGCAAGCGCCTCGGCGAACCCTGGATCATCGCCACCGTGCCAGGCGTCGGCTACCGCATCGACACACCACAAGGGGCTGCCGGACGCGAGAGGGGAGCCCGTGGATCCGGACACGAGGGAGGTGCCCGTGGATAGAGCCCCTGGGCTGAGCGTTCGCCTCAAACTCACCCTGAGCTACGCCGGATTCCTCATGGTTGCCGGCGCCCTGCTGCTCCTGGCGGTGTGGGTGTTCCTCAATCGTGTGGTCCACCCCGGGCTCATCATCATGCCCGACTATCGCTACGCCGTCCTGCGCACCTTCGCCCCCACGGCAGCCGCGGTACTGGCGTTCCTGCTGGTGTTCGGTCTCCTGGGAGGATGGATCCTCGCCGGCCGAATGCTCGCCCCACTGACCCGGATCACCGACGCCACCCGCCTGGCCACGAACGGATCACTCTCCCACCGGATCCGACTGCCGGGCCGCAACGACGAGTTCCGCGAACTCGCCGACGCCTTCGACACGATGCTCGCCCGGCTCGAAGCACACGTCGCCGAAACGCAGAGATTCGCCGCCAACGCCTCTCACGAGCTGCGCACCCCGCTGGCGATCTCGAAGGCACTTCTCGACGTGGCCCGCATCGACCCGAACCACGGCACCGCCGAACTCATCGACCGCCTCCAAGTCGTCAACACCCGAGCCATCGATCTCACTGAAGCGTTGCTCCTGCTCAGCCGCGCCGACCAGCGGTCCTTCACCCGAGAACCGGTCGACCTGTCCCTCATGGCGGAAGAAGCCACCGAGACGCTTCTCTCTCTCGCGGAAAAGCACGGCGTCACCATCGAGACCCACGGCGACATCACCCCCACGATCGGATCGCCGACGCTCCTGCTGCAGCTCACGACGAATCTCGTGCACAACGCGATCGTCCACAACCTGCCTGAACAGGGCACTGTGTGGGTCAACGCCAGCGTCCGCCCCAGGACTGTGGTGCTCACGGTCGAAAACACCGGCGCGACGCTCACCCCAGAGCTGGCCGCGACGCTCACGGAACCATTCCAGCGCGGCACCGAGCGCATGCGCGCCGACCACGCAGGCGTCGGCCTCGGCCTGGCCATCGTCAAGACCATCACCCAGGCACACGACGGCACACTCACCCTCACCCCGCGCGCAGCCGGCGGGATGCGCATCACTGTGGAACTACCTGCGCCGGCCCCGTACACCGGCAGGTAGCGGATCCGGAAGGTGACGCGCCGGGGGGACGCCGAGGCGTACCAGTCAGCGCTTCGGCAAGTGGTCAAGGTCGCCGTCCGCGGGCGCGATCCCGGCGCTCGCGTCGCCGACTGAGCACACCACTCAGCCGCACCGGCTCTCCCACACCTCCGCGTCTCCCGACCACGGCGCTTCGCGCAACAGGCGGAGCCGTAAGGGGCGTTCCGGCTGCTGAAGGCATGTTCCGTACGAGTGGCCGGTGGGGTCAGGAGGCCGCTTCGATGGTGATTCGGTCCGCCCCTGCGAGCCGGTCGGCATCGGCGTCGATGTGGCCGACGATGAGGAGGTCGGCGGAGGCGGAGTCGCCGTCGCGGTGGAAGAGCGCCAGGTTGCCCCAGGGTGAGTAGTAGGCCAGGTCGCCGGCCTTGGGCGCGGCAGGCTCGGGAGCAGCGGCCGTGTTCAGCTTGCGCGGCGGGTAGCCGATCCGCTCCGTCCCGTGGAAGTCCTCCAGGTCCAGGGTGAGCGGGAGCAAGGTGGCAAGGTCGCGGGCGGGAGGGCTGTCGTTCAACGTGGCGTCGACGGGCCGGCCGTCGAGGGTGAGCCTGATGTCCATCGCGTTGGTCCTGTCGGAGCTGGACGGGGTGGCGGATGCCAGTGCCTTTTGCCGCCCCGAGGGCACCGGGGAGGCGGCGGACGACGAAGAAGTTTCTGGTGCGTCGTCGGAGCAGGCGGTCACAGCCGGCAGCAAAGCGGCTGCGGGGGCGGCGCGGATCGGGGCACGAAGGGCCGAGTTCATGGGCGGCGTCCAGGCAGTCAGTCTGGCAGCGGCTCGGCGAAGTGCCGGAAGCCACAGCGCTCGGCGTGCAAGGCGTACAGGCGCTCGGCCAGGGCCTCGGGGCTGGAGTGCTCGGCGTCGGGACGGATCGCACCGGGGATGATCAGCTGGGCGGCGTGGATGCCCTCCTCGGCGAGCGCGTCGTGGAGCATGCGCGCGTAGGCGCTCTCGGCGGCGAATGCGATCGAGGTGCCGGCCCGTTCCGGGTGCGGGCGCACGGCGCTGCCGCCGTTGACGAAGAGCAGGGTGCCGCGGCCGAGCGCCCGCATGCCGGGCAGGACCGCGTTGACGCACGTGACCGGGCCCTTGACGGAGAAGCCCAGCGGGGCGTCGAGGTCGTCGGCGCGGGTGTCGAGGACCGGCTTCATGAAGTCGGCGCGGGGCACCGGGCTGTACTGCAGGATCTCGATCGGTCCGAGAGTCTCGGAGGCGGCCTCGAGGGCTGCGCTGAGGGAGCCGGGGTCGAGTACGTCTGCGGCGAAACCGCGGGCGGGAACGCCGTCACGGCTCAGTTCGGCCGTCAGAGCGTCCAGGTGCTCGACGTTGCGGGAGATGAGCGCGACGCTGTGGCTTGCGATTCCGAAGCGGCGGGCGGTGGCCAGTCCCAGGCCGGGGCCGGCGCCGACGAGGGCGAATGTGGTCACGGTGAGTCCTTCGCGGGGCGTTTCGGGGCCGTGCTGTAGACGTCCGGCCCGGGGCGGGTGTGTGTGGGGGGCGAGGGTGGTGTGTATGGGGGCAGGGCGGTGTGTGGGGGCAGGGGGGTGATGCGTCGAGGGTTGAGGCGGTGATGCGTCGGGGGTCAGGGCGTGAGGAGGGCCTTGATGGCGCGGCGTTCGTCCATCGCCCGGTAGCCCTCGGCGACCTGATCCAGGGGCAGCGTGAGGTCGAAGACCTTGCCCGGGTTGATCCGGCCGGTGAGGACACGGTCGATGAGGTCGGGCAGGTAACGGCGCACGGGGGCGGGACCGCCGCGCAGGCCGACGTGGGAGAAGAACAGTTCCTGCCCGTCGATGGCCACCTCGTGGGGAACACCGACGAAACCGACGTTGCCACCGGGCCGCGCCGAGTGCAGGGCCTGCCGCATGGCTTCGGCGGTGCCGACGCATTCCAGGACCGAGGCGGCGCCGATCCCGCCGGTGAGGTCCTTGACCCGGGCGATGCCTTCGTCGCCGCGCTCGGCGACGATGTCGGTGGCTCCGAACTCGCGCGCCAGGTTCTGGCGGGGCTCGTGACGGCTCATGACGATGATCCGCTCGGCGCCCAGTTCCTTGGCGGCGATCACACCACACAGGCCGACCGCGCCGTCCCCGACGACCACTGCGGTGGAGCCGGGCCTGACCTCGGCGGCCAGCGCGGCATACCAGCCCGTTCCCATCACGTCGGAGACCGCCAGCAGGCCGGGCAGCAACTCGTCGGCCGGGTGCTCATCGGTGGCGACCAGGGTGCCCTGGGCGTTGGGGATGCGGACGTAGTCGGCCTGGCAGGTGCTCATGAACTCACGGTGCAGGCAGTTGGACTGCCAGCCGTTCCGGCAGTTCGCGCAGGTGTTGTCCGACGTGGCGAACGAGCCGACGACGAACTGGCCGGGCTCCACCGAGGTGACCTCGCTGCCGACCTCCTCGACGAAGCCGACGTACTCGTGCCCCATCGGGTGCGGGTCGCCGATCGTCTCCGCACCTCGATACGGCCACAGGTCCGAACCGCATACGCAGGTGACGGCCGTACGGATGATCGCGTCGGTCGGATGGAGAATCTTCGGGTCGTCGAGCGTCTCGAAACGCACATCGCCGGGGGCATGGATCACTGCTCCGCGCATGAGGGGTTCCTAACGTGCTGGGCATCCGGTGCGGTGCGGTACCGCCGGACGCCGAGTGCAGTTGCCTGCCCGGACAGGACCCGCTGCGGTCCACAGGCCCGGGGCCTGGCACTCCCTGCCGCCGCTGTGACGGCGGTGCAAGGAAGTGCCACGTCATCCAGGTAACCGCCACTCCACGCGCGCAGCGAGGCACCGTCGAAGGGTGTACCGCTGGTACACCCCTACGGCGGCGTGCGGGACGTACCGTCGAGGTGTGGACAACCGTCAAGAGGTCCGCGAGTTTCTGACCTCGCGGCGAGCAAAGATCACCCCTGACCAGGCGGGGATGCCCTCCGGGTCCCGGCGCCGCGTCCCCGGCCTGCGACGCAGCGAGGTCGCGGCCCTGGCCGACGTCAGCGTCGAGTACTACGCCAAACTCGAGCGCGGCAACCTCGCCGGCGTCTCACCGGCCGTCCTCGAAGCCGTCGCCCGCGCCCTTCAGCTCGACGACGCCGAACGGGCCCACCTCCTCCAACTGGCTCAGACAGCCGACGGCAGCGACGCTCTGACACGCCCGCGACGCCGGCGCGCCAAGGACCGGTGGACGCCGCACCGCAGCCTGCAATGGACCCTGGACGCGATCACCGCGGGGCCCGCCTTCGTCCGCAACGGCCGCATGGATCTCCTCGCCACCAACCAACTCGCCCGCGCCTTCTACAGCGACGTCTACGGCAGCGCACTCAGCCAGAGAAACCTCGCCCGCTTCAACTTCCTCGACCCCGTCTCGCGGCGCTTCTACCCCGACTGGGACACCTTCGCCGACACCTGTGTCGCCATCCTGCGCACCGAAGCCGGCCGTAACCCCCACGACAAGGAGCTGCACGACCTCGTCGGTGAACTCTCCACACTCAGCGAGGAGTTCCGCACACGCTGGGGCGCCCACGACGTCCGCCACCACGGCACCGGAACCAAACGCTTCCACCATTCGGCCGTCGGCGAGCTCACCCTCGCCTTCGAAGGGCTGGAGATGGCCGCGGAACCCGGCCTCACCCTCACCATCTACACCGCCGAACCAGGGTCCGCTTCTGAAGAAGGTCTGCGACTTCTCGCCACCTGGGCCGCCACACAGGAAGCCGGCTCCCCCACGAAACAGACATCCGGCTGACCGCCCTCTCACCGCCTTCAATCCGACGCTTCCGCACCGAACACCGGCGCCCACGAACTCGCGCGGCGCCCACCTGCCGGCTCCACTCATGAGCTGTGACCGAAGTCGTACGCAGATTTGTCAGGCACCTGTGGCGGTGGTAGCGGCGTATCGGACCGTTCACGAGACTCGACAGCGCCCCAGGCCCCATGCCGCACGCGGCAGCCTTCGATCCCAATGACCCGACCGACCCGCCTGTCGCTCATGTCGCCACACGCCCCCGCGCGAAACCCGCTCCCCCGCGTGCCCGCCGCCGCTTCCTCCTACGCTCGGCACATGACCGAGAACGAGATCGAGCTCAAGGCCATCGCGGCGCTCACGGCCCTGCGCGGTGGTGTCAGCGCAGACTACGTCTCCGACCTGCTGGGCGAGGTCATTCCGACGCAGTACCTCGTCCCCGACACCGAAGACGCGGCAGAGGTGGGTCTCGCCGTGCTGAACCAGCTCTCCGAACCGCTGAGCGCCCTGATCAAGGGCTTCGTGATGGCCTTCGAAACGGTCGCGGACGCGTACGACCAGATGGACCCTGATACGTCCACCGAGGCCATCCTGCAAGCGCTCGCACTCGAGATCGCACGCAACTCCGACTGACCGGCGAACGGTGTCGGCCGTGTCGTGAAAGAGCCGCACCCCGCCGCAGGGGTGGTTCCGCTCGGGAATGGGTGTCTTCATGCGGCAGACGGCGCAGTCGACACGGGTGCGGACCTGAGGGTGGGACGTAGTGTGCGCTTGCTTCCAGTTGGGCGAGGCGTCGAATCCATCCGCGAGCTACTCGTCGTGGAGTTCGGCGCGTACGCGGCGGGAGGGGTTGAAGGCGTAGAGGTCGAGGATGCCGGGTGGTTCGGTGAGGCCGGGGCCGCCGCCCTCGATCCAGGCGGTGATGTCGGCGGTGGCGTCGGGGTCGTTGACCAGGCCCAGCCAGAGGGGGCGCCCGCCGGCCTTGCGCCCGGCCGTGGACGGTTGCACGACGATGACGTTCGCGCGCTCGCAGGCGTCGAGGCAGTCGGTGACCCGAACGGTCGCGGTGCCACCCAGGGCGCGTCGCAGATCGCGGAGTTGGGCGGTGTGGTCGAGTCCGGGGACCTTGGGGCTGCCGCAGCAGCAGCCGCGGCAGACGGTGACCGTGGGCCGGGGTGCTGCCGCTCCGGGTACCGGGTCGGGAGCAGCACGGCGGGAGCGTCTGGTCACGCTGTGCCTCCTCGGACGGGGTTCTTCCAGGCCGCTTCGCGCAGCAGGCGCAGGCCGTTGAGCCCGACGATGACGGTGGATCCTTCGTGGCCGGCGACGCCGAGCGGCAGCGGAAGGGTGGCGATGAGGTCCCAGACCACGAGGGCGGTGATGAACACGCCGGCGATGACGAGGTTCTGGAAGACGAGGCCCCGGGCGGCGCGGGAGAGGGAGACCACGGCGGGGACGGTGGCGAGTTCGTCGCGGACGACGACGGCGTCGGCGGTCTCCAGGGCGAGATCGGAGCCGGCCTTGCCCATGGCGATGCCGGTGTGTGCGGCGGCCAGGGCCGGAGCGTCGTTGACACCGTCGCCGATGACGAGCACCTTGCGGCGCTCGCTCTCCCATTGGCGTACGGCGGCGACCTTGTCCTGGGGAAGGAGTCCGGCGCGGACGTCGGTGATGCCGACCTCGGCGGCCAGACGGCGGGCGGCGCGGGCGTTGTCGCCGGTCAGCAGGACCGGCGTGCGGCCGGTGAGCTCGGTGAGTGCGGCGACGGTGGCGGCTGCGTCCGGACGAAGCCGGTCCGCGATGCCGATCACGCCGACCGGGGTGTCGTCCCGCAGGACCAGCACCGCGGTCTGACCGGCGTCCTCCGACTCCGCCACAGCTGCGGCCTCGGGTCCAATGGCGGCGGGCAGCAGGCGGCCGGGGGATCCGACCTGGACCGTGTGACCGTCGATGGTGGCGCTCACTCCCCTGCCGGGGACGGAGCTGAAGTCGAGCGCTTCGGGCAGCGGGAGACGACGTTCGCGGGCGGCTTCGACGACGGCTCGGGCGAGCGGGTGCTCGCTGGGGTGTTCGGCCGCTGCCGCCAGCGCGAGCAGCGTGTCCTCGCTCAGGCCGGTACCGGGAAGTGGGCGGATGCCGGTGACGCGTGGGGTGCCTTCGGTCAGGGTGCCGGTCTTGTCGAGCGCGACCGCGTCGACCTGGCCCAGGCGCTCCATGACGACGGCGGACTTGGCCAGGACGCCGTGGCGGCCCGCGTTGGCGATCGCGGACAGCAGCGGCGGCATCGTGGAGAGCACCACCGCGCACGGCGAGGCGACGATCATGAAGGTCATCGCCCGGAGCAGCGCGGGCTGGAGCGCGGAGCCGAAGGCGAGGGGGATCGCGAAGACGGCTAGGGTGGCGATGACCATGCCGATCGAGTACCGCTGCTCGATCTTCTCGATGAACAGTTGGGTGGG encodes the following:
- a CDS encoding cyclophilin-like fold protein, with the translated sequence MDIRLTLDGRPVDATLNDSPPARDLATLLPLTLDLEDFHGTERIGYPPRKLNTAAAPEPAAPKAGDLAYYSPWGNLALFHRDGDSASADLLIVGHIDADADRLAGADRITIEAAS
- a CDS encoding sensor histidine kinase, with the protein product MDRAPGLSVRLKLTLSYAGFLMVAGALLLLAVWVFLNRVVHPGLIIMPDYRYAVLRTFAPTAAAVLAFLLVFGLLGGWILAGRMLAPLTRITDATRLATNGSLSHRIRLPGRNDEFRELADAFDTMLARLEAHVAETQRFAANASHELRTPLAISKALLDVARIDPNHGTAELIDRLQVVNTRAIDLTEALLLLSRADQRSFTREPVDLSLMAEEATETLLSLAEKHGVTIETHGDITPTIGSPTLLLQLTTNLVHNAIVHNLPEQGTVWVNASVRPRTVVLTVENTGATLTPELAATLTEPFQRGTERMRADHAGVGLGLAIVKTITQAHDGTLTLTPRAAGGMRITVELPAPAPYTGR
- a CDS encoding response regulator transcription factor, whose amino-acid sequence is MRVLIVEDEPFMAEAIRDGLRLEAIAADIAGDGGTALELLDINDYDIAVLDRDIPGPSGDEIARRIVDSGSGMPILMLTAADRLDDKASGFELGADDYLTKPFELRELALRLRALNRRRAHNRPPVREIAGLRLDPFRREVYRDGRYVALTRKQFAVLEVLVAAEGGVVSAEELLERAWDENADPFTNAVRITVSAPRKRLGEPWIIATVPGVGYRIDTPQGAAGRERGARGSGHEGGARG
- a CDS encoding zinc-dependent alcohol dehydrogenase family protein, with protein sequence MRGAVIHAPGDVRFETLDDPKILHPTDAIIRTAVTCVCGSDLWPYRGAETIGDPHPMGHEYVGFVEEVGSEVTSVEPGQFVVGSFATSDNTCANCRNGWQSNCLHREFMSTCQADYVRIPNAQGTLVATDEHPADELLPGLLAVSDVMGTGWYAALAAEVRPGSTAVVVGDGAVGLCGVIAAKELGAERIIVMSRHEPRQNLAREFGATDIVAERGDEGIARVKDLTGGIGAASVLECVGTAEAMRQALHSARPGGNVGFVGVPHEVAIDGQELFFSHVGLRGGPAPVRRYLPDLIDRVLTGRINPGKVFDLTLPLDQVAEGYRAMDERRAIKALLTP
- a CDS encoding (2Fe-2S) ferredoxin domain-containing protein, which gives rise to MTRRSRRAAPDPVPGAAAPRPTVTVCRGCCCGSPKVPGLDHTAQLRDLRRALGGTATVRVTDCLDACERANVIVVQPSTAGRKAGGRPLWLGLVNDPDATADITAWIEGGGPGLTEPPGILDLYAFNPSRRVRAELHDE
- a CDS encoding SDR family NAD(P)-dependent oxidoreductase, whose amino-acid sequence is MTTFALVGAGPGLGLATARRFGIASHSVALISRNVEHLDALTAELSRDGVPARGFAADVLDPGSLSAALEAASETLGPIEILQYSPVPRADFMKPVLDTRADDLDAPLGFSVKGPVTCVNAVLPGMRALGRGTLLFVNGGSAVRPHPERAGTSIAFAAESAYARMLHDALAEEGIHAAQLIIPGAIRPDAEHSSPEALAERLYALHAERCGFRHFAEPLPD
- a CDS encoding heavy metal translocating P-type ATPase — protein: MSSVLDQRAAPAVPGPRPAAARRRTRVLALPEARWALAALVLFLVALPLELLDAPVWTWAPLFAATYVTGGWEPGWAGLKALKDRTLDVDLLMVVAALGAAAIGQVLDGALLIVIFATSGALEAVATARTADSVRGLLDLAPVTATRLLSDGGEETVAAEDLEVGDLILVRPGERVGADGQVLDGVSDVDQSTITGEPLPVAKAAGDEVFAGTVNGTGALRLRVGRDPSDSVIARIVKMVEEASETKAPTQLFIEKIEQRYSIGMVIATLAVFAIPLAFGSALQPALLRAMTFMIVASPCAVVLSTMPPLLSAIANAGRHGVLAKSAVVMERLGQVDAVALDKTGTLTEGTPRVTGIRPLPGTGLSEDTLLALAAAAEHPSEHPLARAVVEAARERRLPLPEALDFSSVPGRGVSATIDGHTVQVGSPGRLLPAAIGPEAAAVAESEDAGQTAVLVLRDDTPVGVIGIADRLRPDAAATVAALTELTGRTPVLLTGDNARAARRLAAEVGITDVRAGLLPQDKVAAVRQWESERRKVLVIGDGVNDAPALAAAHTGIAMGKAGSDLALETADAVVVRDELATVPAVVSLSRAARGLVFQNLVIAGVFITALVVWDLIATLPLPLGVAGHEGSTVIVGLNGLRLLREAAWKNPVRGGTA
- a CDS encoding helix-turn-helix transcriptional regulator — encoded protein: MDNRQEVREFLTSRRAKITPDQAGMPSGSRRRVPGLRRSEVAALADVSVEYYAKLERGNLAGVSPAVLEAVARALQLDDAERAHLLQLAQTADGSDALTRPRRRRAKDRWTPHRSLQWTLDAITAGPAFVRNGRMDLLATNQLARAFYSDVYGSALSQRNLARFNFLDPVSRRFYPDWDTFADTCVAILRTEAGRNPHDKELHDLVGELSTLSEEFRTRWGAHDVRHHGTGTKRFHHSAVGELTLAFEGLEMAAEPGLTLTIYTAEPGSASEEGLRLLATWAATQEAGSPTKQTSG